In Marinicella rhabdoformis, one genomic interval encodes:
- a CDS encoding CBS domain-containing protein, which produces MKQLKLLTVTDINEVANPEHDTSISTDSSALLIFTDFHVYHPFDLSHIAGAREALNLMQAAHVRMKFVVDDAGMFLGVVSTDDLNEQEINKRQAFGQAASDMTVVDFMRPKSKLKAIEYSDLCEATIAEVMELLKSQGLQHCLVVDHALNQIRGVISSSDIARKLRLPVDISEASDFKRIFQASKQPRIKL; this is translated from the coding sequence ATGAAACAATTAAAATTGTTGACGGTCACTGACATTAATGAAGTGGCTAACCCAGAACATGACACCTCCATATCCACTGATTCTTCTGCACTGTTAATTTTTACAGACTTTCATGTCTACCACCCATTTGATTTAAGTCACATCGCGGGAGCCAGAGAGGCATTGAATTTGATGCAAGCGGCTCATGTTAGGATGAAGTTTGTTGTTGATGACGCGGGGATGTTTTTGGGTGTTGTCAGTACCGATGATTTAAACGAACAAGAAATCAACAAAAGGCAGGCCTTTGGACAAGCAGCTTCTGACATGACAGTGGTGGATTTTATGCGTCCCAAATCCAAATTAAAAGCCATTGAATACAGTGATTTATGTGAGGCTACTATTGCTGAGGTGATGGAACTGTTAAAATCACAAGGTTTACAGCATTGTTTGGTTGTGGACCATGCCTTGAACCAAATCAGAGGCGTCATTTCTAGCAGTGACATTGCCAGAAAGTTAAGGTTGCCTGTTGATATCAGTGAAGCATCAGACTTTAAAAGAATCTTTCAAGCGTCTAAACAACCTCGTATAAAGTTGTGA
- a CDS encoding carboxyl transferase domain-containing protein, whose protein sequence is MKIIKTAIDSASSQFSENHEFMRRLVDELKGELKKTALGGSEKSRQRHTGRGKLLVRDRIQLLLDPGSAFLEIAPMAAHGMYKDAAPAAGVVAGIGTVHGQPVMVVANDATVKGGTYFPMTVKKHLRAQEIALENHLPCVYLVDSGGAFLPLQDEVFPDKEHFGRIFYNQAQLSSKNIPQIAVVMGSCTAGGAYVPAMCDEAIIVKEQGTIFLGGPPLVKAATGEEVDAESLGGAEVHSSQSGVTDHFAENDEHALQMARNTLQFLNRPAHDWLKQKEPKEPLYPKSDLYGIVPQSTRIPYDVKEIIARIVDGSEFQEFKAKYGTTLICGFAHINGYPVGIVANNGILFAESALKGAHFVELCNQRKIPLVFLQNITGFMVGQKYENAGIAKDGAKMVTAVACAQVPKFTVVIGGSFGAGNYAMNGRAYGGRFLWMWPNARISVMGGEQAASVLTTVKQDGMDKAGIEWDSTEKQQFFDHIKDQYEDQGHPYYSTARLWDDGVIDPADTRRVLALAIEASTQADVGDVKYGVFRM, encoded by the coding sequence ATGAAAATCATCAAAACGGCCATAGATTCGGCATCTTCGCAATTCAGTGAAAACCATGAATTCATGCGCCGTTTGGTGGATGAATTAAAAGGTGAGTTGAAAAAAACAGCCTTGGGTGGCTCTGAAAAATCACGCCAAAGACACACCGGTCGCGGAAAATTATTGGTCCGTGATCGCATACAATTGCTATTGGATCCTGGTAGCGCCTTTTTAGAAATCGCGCCTATGGCGGCCCATGGTATGTACAAAGATGCAGCCCCTGCTGCAGGTGTGGTTGCCGGTATTGGTACTGTGCATGGTCAACCGGTTATGGTTGTTGCCAATGATGCAACGGTCAAAGGTGGAACATATTTCCCAATGACGGTTAAAAAACATTTGCGGGCGCAGGAAATTGCTTTAGAAAACCATTTACCTTGTGTTTATTTGGTTGACTCAGGTGGTGCATTTTTACCACTGCAAGATGAAGTGTTTCCAGACAAAGAGCATTTTGGTCGTATTTTTTATAACCAAGCGCAATTGTCATCTAAAAATATTCCACAAATTGCTGTGGTGATGGGTTCATGTACAGCCGGTGGTGCGTATGTACCAGCGATGTGTGATGAAGCCATTATTGTCAAAGAACAGGGCACCATTTTCTTGGGTGGTCCACCATTGGTCAAAGCCGCAACCGGTGAGGAAGTTGATGCTGAATCATTGGGTGGCGCTGAAGTGCATTCAAGCCAATCAGGTGTGACTGATCATTTTGCAGAAAATGATGAGCATGCTTTGCAAATGGCACGCAACACACTGCAATTTTTGAATCGACCAGCACATGACTGGTTAAAACAAAAAGAACCGAAAGAACCCTTGTATCCAAAAAGTGACTTGTACGGTATTGTGCCTCAAAGTACGCGCATTCCTTATGATGTGAAAGAAATCATTGCACGTATTGTCGATGGCTCAGAATTCCAAGAATTCAAAGCAAAATACGGTACCACTTTGATTTGTGGCTTTGCCCACATCAATGGATATCCCGTCGGCATCGTTGCCAATAACGGCATTTTATTCGCTGAGTCTGCTTTGAAGGGTGCACATTTTGTCGAGTTGTGTAACCAACGTAAAATTCCTTTGGTGTTTTTACAAAACATCACCGGCTTTATGGTCGGTCAAAAATATGAAAATGCAGGCATAGCCAAAGACGGCGCCAAAATGGTGACCGCTGTTGCTTGTGCCCAAGTGCCGAAGTTTACCGTGGTTATTGGAGGTTCATTTGGTGCCGGAAACTATGCCATGAATGGCCGTGCCTATGGTGGACGCTTCTTGTGGATGTGGCCCAATGCCAGAATTTCAGTCATGGGTGGTGAACAGGCCGCATCGGTTTTGACCACAGTCAAACAAGACGGTATGGACAAAGCTGGCATTGAATGGGATTCAACTGAAAAACAGCAGTTCTTTGACCACATTAAAGACCAGTATGAAGATCAGGGTCACCCCTATTATTCGACAGCGCGTTTGTGGGATGATGGTGTGATTGACCCTGCTGACACGCGTCGTGTCTTGGCATTGGCCATAGAAGCCAGCACCCAAGCGGATGTCGGTGATGTGAAATATGGCGTCTTCAGAATGTAA
- the recA gene encoding recombinase RecA, with amino-acid sequence MNNLKLVEQNKVDDNKKKALAAALGQIEKQFGKGSVMRMGDNQALTTDVYSTGSLGLDVALGIGGLPRGRVVEIYGPESSGKTTLTLHAVAECQKKGGTAAFIDAEHALDPAYAAKLGVNIDDLLVSQPDTGEEALEICDMLVRSNAVDMIVVDSVAALTPKAEIEGDMGDSHMGLQARLMSQALRKLTGNIKRTNCMVIFINQIRMKIGVMFGSPETTTGGNALKFYSSVRLDIRRIGAIKKGDEVIGNDTRVKVVKNKMAPPFKQVQFEILYGQGISLLGELIDFGVAHNLVSKAGAWYSYGEIRIGQGKENAKQYFRDNPEHAQELETKIRDILLPKPEDVEEEVVAAE; translated from the coding sequence ATGAACAACCTCAAATTAGTGGAGCAAAATAAAGTGGATGACAACAAAAAGAAAGCCCTGGCAGCGGCTTTAGGACAAATTGAAAAGCAATTCGGTAAAGGTTCGGTGATGCGCATGGGTGATAACCAGGCATTAACCACGGATGTTTATTCCACAGGTTCATTGGGTTTGGATGTGGCATTGGGTATAGGTGGATTACCACGTGGTCGTGTGGTTGAAATTTATGGGCCTGAGTCCAGTGGTAAAACCACTTTGACTTTACATGCTGTTGCTGAATGTCAGAAAAAAGGTGGCACGGCTGCTTTTATTGATGCTGAACATGCGCTTGATCCGGCTTATGCTGCTAAATTGGGTGTTAACATTGATGATTTGTTGGTTTCACAGCCTGACACAGGTGAAGAAGCTTTGGAAATTTGTGACATGTTGGTTCGTTCTAATGCGGTTGATATGATTGTGGTGGATTCAGTTGCGGCTTTAACGCCCAAAGCTGAGATTGAAGGTGACATGGGCGATTCCCATATGGGCCTACAGGCACGATTGATGTCACAGGCGTTGCGTAAATTAACCGGTAACATCAAACGCACCAATTGTATGGTGATTTTTATTAACCAGATTCGCATGAAAATTGGTGTGATGTTTGGTTCTCCTGAAACCACAACAGGTGGTAATGCATTGAAATTCTATTCATCGGTACGTTTGGACATCCGCCGCATAGGTGCGATCAAGAAAGGTGATGAAGTGATTGGTAATGACACCCGCGTTAAAGTGGTTAAAAATAAAATGGCACCACCGTTCAAACAAGTCCAGTTTGAAATTTTGTATGGGCAAGGAATTTCCTTGTTGGGTGAGTTGATTGACTTTGGTGTGGCGCATAACTTGGTGTCTAAAGCTGGTGCTTGGTACAGTTATGGTGAAATTCGCATAGGACAGGGTAAAGAGAATGCCAAGCAGTACTTCCGTGATAACCCAGAACATGCACAAGAATTGGAAACCAAGATTCGAGACATATTATTACCTAAACCTGAAGATGTCGAAGAAGAAGTTGTTGCAGCTGAATAA
- a CDS encoding enoyl-CoA hydratase-related protein, translating to MQNFETITLEKSAGVATVTMNRPDVHNAFNEVMIADLTTCFEGLNDDKEVRVIILQSAGQSFSAGADINWMKSMVSATQDENKADSERLAKLLRTINFNSKATIAKVQGLALGGGVGLVCCCDIVVATEDAKFGLTEAKLGLVPAVISPYVVDAMGTRHARRYFQTAEIFDANTAFRLGVVSELCTDAELGEKVSKQVKLLNSTGPYAKEIGKKLVMSVVGRTLPQQKKLDEYTTQVIAAVRVSDEGQKGLNAFLNKEKPQW from the coding sequence ATGCAAAACTTTGAAACCATCACTTTAGAAAAATCAGCTGGCGTAGCCACAGTGACCATGAACAGACCGGACGTACACAATGCGTTCAATGAAGTGATGATTGCAGATTTAACCACTTGTTTTGAAGGTTTAAATGATGACAAAGAAGTTCGTGTGATCATTTTGCAATCTGCAGGACAATCTTTCTCAGCAGGGGCAGACATTAACTGGATGAAGTCTATGGTTTCTGCTACGCAAGATGAAAACAAGGCAGACTCTGAACGCTTGGCAAAGTTATTGCGTACCATTAATTTTAACAGTAAAGCCACAATTGCTAAAGTACAAGGCTTGGCGCTTGGTGGTGGTGTTGGGCTGGTTTGTTGTTGTGATATCGTTGTTGCTACTGAGGATGCCAAATTTGGTTTAACAGAAGCCAAGTTGGGTTTGGTGCCAGCGGTTATTTCTCCTTATGTCGTTGATGCCATGGGTACAAGGCATGCCAGACGATATTTCCAAACGGCAGAAATTTTTGATGCCAATACGGCTTTTCGTTTGGGTGTGGTGTCAGAGTTGTGTACAGATGCTGAATTGGGTGAAAAAGTGTCAAAACAGGTCAAATTGTTAAATTCAACTGGCCCATATGCAAAAGAAATTGGTAAAAAGCTGGTGATGAGTGTGGTTGGTAGAACGTTGCCTCAACAAAAGAAGTTAGATGAATATACCACGCAAGTGATTGCTGCTGTTAGGGTTTCTGATGAAGGTCAAAAAGGCCTGAATGCCTTTTTAAACAAAGAAAAGCCGCAGTGGTAA
- a CDS encoding methyltransferase family protein, which produces MFYLLFGSISYLAFFFAFIYFIAFVAEQYVQNHLSLTSKDFDIEALLINVFLIIFWGVQHSVMARQKFKDKIAKIIPPTIERSVYVLVTAVVLGVVMWFWQPMPGVLWHFDGQGMVWLMWSIFFLGWGLVLLSTFLTDHFDLFGLRQVWLAFLKRTYVPIPFSERWLYQAIRHPMMLGLLMSLWAIPVMTVTHLVFAVGMSIYIFIGIYFEEKSLQHDLGEDYQQYKKRTKKIFPYFY; this is translated from the coding sequence ATGTTTTATTTGTTGTTTGGTTCAATCAGTTATTTGGCTTTCTTTTTTGCTTTCATTTATTTCATTGCTTTTGTGGCAGAGCAGTACGTTCAAAACCATTTGTCCTTGACTTCAAAAGATTTTGATATAGAAGCACTGTTGATCAATGTTTTTTTGATTATATTTTGGGGCGTTCAACACAGTGTGATGGCCAGGCAAAAGTTTAAAGATAAAATCGCTAAAATTATTCCTCCAACCATTGAGCGCAGTGTTTATGTTTTGGTTACTGCTGTGGTGCTTGGCGTGGTGATGTGGTTTTGGCAGCCTATGCCAGGTGTTTTGTGGCACTTTGATGGCCAAGGCATGGTTTGGTTGATGTGGTCAATTTTCTTTTTGGGGTGGGGACTTGTGTTGTTGTCTACATTTTTAACTGATCACTTTGATTTATTTGGGTTGCGTCAAGTATGGCTGGCATTTTTGAAACGGACGTATGTACCGATTCCCTTTTCTGAAAGGTGGCTTTATCAAGCCATTCGTCATCCCATGATGCTGGGCCTGTTGATGAGCCTTTGGGCGATCCCCGTGATGACGGTGACACATTTGGTATTTGCTGTTGGTATGAGCATTTATATTTTTATTGGTATCTATTTTGAAGAGAAGTCATTGCAGCATGACCTCGGAGAGGATTACCAGCAATACAAAAAACGCACCAAAAAGATTTTCCCTTACTTTTATTAA
- a CDS encoding TonB family protein produces the protein MTHKSLPMMIALVLASPTVTHAQEDKESQKDEANRPSWSSGLPEKQDKPASITKPDFKSDLREDLDLEIDRSDFGFKPEPEPEPESKPEPEPEPKPEPEPEPEPEPEPEPEPEPEPEPEPEPEPEPEPEPEPEPEPEPEPEPEPEPEPEPEPEPEPEPEPEPEPEPEPEPEPEATAEAAEYQWKIIENAPLNYPSSAARQGLTGWVDVLVTINPQGDVIDTKAENYSRKGRVFGPPAIQSLKKYKFDPPANQGINSNVSRIYKIEFKL, from the coding sequence ATGACCCATAAAAGCCTACCAATGATGATTGCCTTGGTGCTGGCGTCACCCACTGTGACCCATGCGCAAGAGGACAAAGAATCGCAAAAAGATGAAGCCAACCGCCCGAGTTGGTCTTCTGGTCTGCCTGAAAAACAAGACAAACCTGCCTCTATAACCAAGCCTGATTTTAAGTCTGACCTCAGAGAAGATTTAGACCTTGAAATTGACAGAAGTGATTTTGGATTCAAGCCAGAGCCAGAACCAGAGCCAGAGTCAAAACCTGAGCCAGAACCAGAACCAAAGCCTGAGCCAGAACCAGAGCCAGAACCAGAGCCAGAGCCAGAGCCAGAGCCAGAGCCAGAACCTGAGCCTGAACCAGAACCAGAACCAGAACCAGAACCTGAGCCTGAACCAGAACCAGAACCAGAGCCTGAGCCTGAGCCAGAACCAGAGCCTGAGCCAGAACCTGAGCCAGAACCTGAGCCAGAACCAGAACCAGAACCTGAGCCTGAGCCAGAACCTGAGCCAGAACCTGAAGCTACAGCTGAGGCTGCTGAGTACCAGTGGAAGATTATTGAAAATGCACCTTTGAATTACCCAAGTTCAGCAGCGCGTCAGGGCTTGACTGGTTGGGTGGATGTTTTGGTTACAATTAACCCTCAGGGAGATGTGATTGATACAAAAGCTGAAAATTATTCAAGAAAAGGTCGTGTTTTTGGTCCGCCAGCGATACAATCATTAAAGAAATACAAATTTGACCCGCCAGCTAATCAGGGTATCAACAGCAATGTGAGTCGAATTTATAAAATCGAGTTCAAGCTTTAA
- the mutS gene encoding DNA mismatch repair protein MutS, protein MSKQAKNASHTPMMQQFLKIKADYPDMLLFYRMGDFYELFFDDALRAAKLLDISLTHRGKSNGEPIPMCGVPYHAADNYLAKLVKKGLSVAICEQVGDPATSKGPVERAVQRILTPGTVTEEALMDAHHENLLVAVHSANHSTESHYGLAYLSLSNGAFTVQQIEDRATLDAQLARLAPSEVLISENDVLLTQLSHLPCVTRPPWDFDAESASHALKKLYQVHDLSGFGINGDEVYLPAAGALLQYVQHTQKSSIPHIKGLHIELLDDYLHIDANSRKNLEIDYHTDGLDELTLCGFLDQCATAMGSRKLRRWVKQPLRCRETLSSRLNAIESLIDAHLYDEILLQLKSISDVERIVTRISLATARPRDLVALRDSLMSVLELQNTVQGIKSNQLDEIKTDLQPHPHLIELLQKAVKDNPPVVIRDGGVIADGYDEELDELRRISTDAGQYMLDFETQEQEATGINGLKVGYNRVHGYFIEISKLHADKAPEHYIRRQTLKAVERYTTPELKQFEQKVLSSKEKSLAYEKQLYTDLLAAFKPDIVSLQACADAISQLDCLCNLAERAVTQNFCKPKLVQKNCINIIQGRHPVVETIQDTPFEPNDLVLDKKRKMLIITGPNMGGKSTYMRQSAIIVLMACIGSYVPAQSAEIGDIDRIFTRIGAGDDLTRGRSTFMVEMSETAHILHNATNKSLVLMDEIGRGTSTFDGLSLAHACALHLANQNDSYCLFATHYFEITALADELKTVDNVHLNAVEHGEGIVFLHSVQSGAANKSYGLQVAALAGLPSSALQQAKSYLHQLENSESNKAPIQASLFEVAAPPESQVEKKLKSISADDLTPRQALDLVYHLRQLIK, encoded by the coding sequence ATGTCTAAGCAAGCCAAAAACGCCTCGCATACACCGATGATGCAGCAGTTCTTGAAAATCAAGGCAGATTATCCTGATATGTTGTTGTTTTATCGCATGGGCGACTTTTACGAGTTGTTCTTTGATGATGCCTTGCGTGCGGCCAAATTATTGGACATCAGCTTAACCCACCGTGGTAAATCCAACGGTGAACCGATTCCCATGTGTGGTGTGCCTTACCATGCAGCGGATAACTATTTAGCCAAACTGGTCAAAAAGGGTTTGTCTGTTGCCATCTGTGAACAGGTCGGTGACCCGGCCACCAGTAAAGGGCCTGTTGAACGCGCGGTGCAACGCATCTTAACGCCAGGGACGGTAACTGAAGAAGCGCTTATGGATGCCCACCATGAGAATTTATTGGTGGCAGTTCACAGCGCCAATCATTCAACTGAATCACACTATGGCCTTGCCTATTTGTCGTTAAGTAACGGTGCATTTACTGTACAGCAGATTGAAGACCGTGCCACCTTGGATGCCCAATTAGCACGCTTGGCACCCAGTGAAGTACTGATCAGCGAAAACGACGTCTTATTAACTCAATTAAGTCATTTACCTTGTGTTACCCGCCCTCCATGGGATTTTGATGCTGAATCGGCAAGCCATGCTTTGAAAAAACTGTACCAAGTGCATGACTTATCTGGTTTTGGAATCAATGGTGATGAAGTGTATTTACCGGCAGCCGGCGCTTTGTTGCAATACGTTCAGCACACGCAAAAAAGCAGCATACCGCACATCAAAGGTTTGCACATTGAATTGTTGGATGATTATTTACACATCGATGCCAATTCACGCAAAAATTTAGAAATTGATTACCACACCGATGGCTTGGACGAATTGACCCTGTGTGGCTTTTTAGACCAATGCGCCACCGCCATGGGTTCAAGAAAGCTGCGTCGCTGGGTTAAACAGCCACTGCGATGTCGCGAAACTTTGAGCAGCCGATTGAATGCCATTGAATCATTGATTGATGCGCATTTGTATGATGAAATTTTATTACAACTGAAAAGCATCTCCGATGTGGAACGTATCGTAACGCGCATTTCTCTGGCGACTGCAAGACCCCGTGACTTGGTTGCTTTGCGCGACTCTTTGATGTCAGTCCTTGAATTACAAAATACTGTTCAGGGTATTAAATCTAACCAATTAGACGAAATTAAGACAGACCTACAGCCCCACCCGCACTTGATTGAACTGTTACAAAAAGCCGTCAAAGACAATCCGCCTGTGGTGATTCGAGACGGTGGCGTCATCGCAGATGGATATGATGAAGAATTAGACGAACTGCGCCGCATCAGTACCGATGCAGGTCAGTACATGCTGGATTTTGAAACTCAGGAGCAAGAAGCCACTGGCATCAACGGCTTAAAAGTCGGCTACAACCGCGTACACGGTTATTTCATCGAAATTTCAAAATTGCATGCCGACAAAGCACCCGAACATTACATCCGACGGCAAACTTTGAAAGCCGTCGAACGCTACACCACGCCCGAATTAAAACAGTTTGAACAAAAAGTGCTGTCGAGCAAGGAAAAGTCCTTGGCCTATGAAAAGCAGCTTTATACCGACTTATTGGCCGCATTCAAACCCGACATTGTCAGCTTACAGGCTTGTGCAGATGCCATCAGTCAATTGGATTGTTTGTGTAACCTAGCTGAACGGGCGGTGACACAAAACTTTTGTAAGCCTAAATTAGTACAAAAAAACTGCATCAACATCATCCAAGGCCGCCACCCTGTGGTTGAGACCATTCAAGACACACCTTTTGAACCCAATGATTTGGTGCTCGATAAAAAGCGCAAAATGCTGATCATTACCGGCCCCAACATGGGCGGTAAATCGACCTATATGCGCCAATCGGCGATCATTGTATTGATGGCCTGTATTGGCAGTTATGTACCCGCACAATCTGCCGAAATTGGTGACATTGACCGCATTTTTACCCGCATTGGCGCGGGTGATGATTTGACCCGAGGCCGCTCTACTTTCATGGTTGAAATGTCTGAAACAGCGCACATCCTTCACAATGCAACCAATAAATCACTGGTCTTGATGGACGAAATTGGTCGCGGTACCAGCACCTTTGACGGCCTTTCATTGGCACATGCCTGTGCTTTACACTTGGCCAACCAGAATGATTCTTACTGTTTATTTGCCACACATTACTTTGAAATCACCGCCCTGGCTGATGAATTAAAAACTGTTGATAACGTACATTTGAATGCCGTTGAACACGGCGAAGGCATCGTCTTTCTGCATTCCGTTCAATCTGGCGCAGCCAACAAAAGCTATGGCTTACAAGTCGCCGCTTTGGCAGGCTTGCCAAGTTCTGCTTTGCAACAAGCCAAAAGTTATTTGCACCAATTAGAAAACAGTGAATCGAATAAGGCGCCGATTCAAGCCTCTTTATTTGAAGTGGCAGCGCCACCTGAATCTCAAGTTGAAAAGAAACTCAAAAGCATTTCAGCCGATGATTTGACACCCAGACAAGCACTTGATTTGGTATATCATTTAAGGCAATTGATTAAATAG
- a CDS encoding regulatory protein RecX — protein sequence MKELSQADQKYSPESKARASAIGSLAMREHSAYELQQKLLNKNHPEAVVFALIAELQKENLLSDARYAESYWRSRSNKGYGPMRIERELEQKGVASRLIQEALYEAEIDFEALVHQVYEKKYKGRAWTDFKEKAKRQNFLYRRGFPSELIRSVVD from the coding sequence ATGAAGGAACTGTCGCAGGCTGACCAGAAATACAGCCCAGAGTCTAAAGCCAGGGCTTCGGCCATTGGTTCATTAGCGATGCGCGAGCATTCAGCTTATGAATTGCAACAAAAGCTATTGAACAAAAACCACCCTGAAGCGGTGGTTTTTGCGTTGATAGCTGAGTTGCAAAAAGAAAACTTACTCAGTGATGCACGTTATGCAGAGAGTTACTGGCGTTCTCGAAGTAATAAAGGTTATGGGCCAATGCGTATTGAGCGTGAGTTAGAACAAAAAGGTGTCGCCAGTCGCTTGATACAAGAGGCCCTTTATGAGGCCGAAATAGATTTTGAAGCTTTGGTGCACCAAGTGTATGAAAAAAAATACAAAGGGCGAGCCTGGACTGACTTTAAAGAGAAAGCCAAGCGTCAGAATTTTTTATACAGGCGTGGCTTTCCTTCTGAGTTAATTCGATCAGTTGTAGATTAA
- the bioA gene encoding adenosylmethionine--8-amino-7-oxononanoate transaminase yields MDLAFDKKHLWHPYTNLSDPAVVFPVVSADGVRLKLEDGRELIDGMSSWWACIHGYNVPELNQALQDQAAQMSHVMFGSLTHEPAIRLGKQLLALNDDALNQVFFADSGSVAVEAAMKMAAQYCYAKNQNKKKRFLTFTKGYHGDTFGAMSVCDPVNGMHTMFSKLINKHLFVDAPICAYGEEWQDDYLLEFEQTITEHHEELIAVIFEPIVQGVGGMWFYHPEYLRQVRTLCDRYGVLLIFDEIATGFGRTGEMFAYQHAGVVPDILCLGKAITGGYMTLSAVLCQEHIGHGMDNNFMHGPTFMANPLACAVASASIDLLINKDWHAEVKHLENQLFDELQACLSLSAVKTVRSLGAIGVVEMHDRVDTDTYVAAFVEQGVWIRPFSNLIYVMPPYIMPGEDVSHLCQSIYTVIKHITEELHS; encoded by the coding sequence ATGGATTTAGCATTCGATAAAAAACACTTGTGGCATCCTTATACCAACCTTTCTGATCCCGCGGTGGTTTTTCCTGTGGTGTCAGCTGATGGTGTGCGCTTAAAGCTCGAGGATGGTAGAGAGTTGATTGATGGCATGTCGTCTTGGTGGGCTTGTATACATGGTTACAATGTACCGGAATTGAACCAAGCATTACAAGATCAAGCGGCACAAATGTCACATGTGATGTTTGGTAGTTTGACCCATGAGCCAGCGATTCGATTGGGCAAGCAGCTCTTGGCATTGAATGATGATGCCTTGAATCAAGTATTTTTTGCTGACTCTGGTTCGGTTGCTGTGGAAGCTGCAATGAAGATGGCAGCTCAATACTGTTACGCCAAAAACCAAAATAAAAAGAAACGATTTCTGACGTTCACCAAAGGCTACCACGGTGACACATTTGGTGCCATGTCGGTGTGTGACCCAGTCAATGGCATGCATACCATGTTTTCAAAGCTCATCAACAAACACCTGTTTGTTGATGCGCCAATCTGTGCATATGGTGAAGAATGGCAAGATGATTACTTGCTTGAATTTGAACAAACTATTACTGAGCACCATGAGGAACTGATTGCGGTTATTTTTGAGCCCATTGTTCAAGGTGTGGGCGGTATGTGGTTTTATCATCCAGAGTATTTGCGTCAAGTGCGTACTTTGTGTGATCGCTATGGTGTGTTGTTGATTTTTGATGAAATTGCCACAGGCTTTGGACGCACCGGTGAAATGTTCGCTTATCAACATGCGGGTGTGGTGCCCGATATTCTGTGTTTGGGTAAAGCCATCACGGGTGGTTATATGACACTCTCTGCTGTTTTGTGTCAAGAGCACATTGGTCATGGCATGGACAATAACTTCATGCATGGCCCGACATTTATGGCCAATCCTTTGGCTTGTGCTGTGGCTTCTGCTTCTATTGATTTGTTAATTAATAAAGACTGGCATGCTGAGGTGAAGCATTTGGAAAACCAATTGTTTGATGAGCTGCAAGCATGCTTGTCATTATCAGCTGTAAAAACAGTTCGCAGTTTAGGCGCCATAGGTGTGGTAGAAATGCATGATCGCGTGGATACTGACACTTATGTCGCTGCTTTTGTGGAGCAAGGGGTTTGGATTCGCCCTTTTTCTAACTTGATTTATGTGATGCCGCCTTATATCATGCCAGGCGAAGATGTTTCACATCTGTGCCAAAGCATTTACACGGTTATCAAACACATTACTGAAGAATTACATTCATGA